Proteins co-encoded in one Ziziphus jujuba cultivar Dongzao chromosome 9, ASM3175591v1 genomic window:
- the LOC107427404 gene encoding serine/threonine-protein kinase ATR isoform X5, which translates to MASLSSLVRELRERIAASSSTPPTNVDDEALDARFRAVLPHLLHTYVVPSPSAREREVIAVLKLLSHIARNFPGVFYHGKPSAILPVVGRILPFFAESVFRHGVIFETVGSLLSLLRTGARDAYRLFFIDAMLAVEDILYVASLCADNTSNTVSTGLTLRCFCKSFDGIFSDPAHLGDLPASNKPVDGTGILINLTGKLRWQPFATWMIKLLGKCLTEGTLYVEGLIDVPLIMAACSLLCYGDADLHMACFDFVCIIGSVVNFDILPHQNIIQSMCVILNEDKEGLPVFRNTVYDSSLGGCLNALHSGCPDDVVKLTAADLVNVFPQSMRRTKSQELKVALCSAYIRIAKICSPHVWRPESLVSTLFLLEPCFPLIDCFQVALSILGPYHIGGQVTSDSDVGQLTVDVLQVENFRVGEKRPIHDVDAFKTKRQKVDEEAMASDTSIQVEQKHTHVVTCEGSDDYATYIRASLVSFVEFLKPPMVKPDTLRPDLALGALSMLCIAFCRYPNTNLSLRIFQQMFSWLPWIVEQSKQGNSITLDISFYLGGIHSILLLQIGTDFMNSKLLQIKDDDADLVHILLKLPWSHSFAFTEPNHLWKTKCISIQVACKLVRSIRSETDLEILDLGLHDETEEVRYEAVISMPVVVFWSGLCVLSHIFRMLEFLGGEKHEKVKNIIPFSLGYLSCLYGSCHAGYECRLYLNMNNEKHSETVDYLLQGFWCPKCDKSVHGNNKPCSKTLVPDMHGRKISLEDCNFIHLQSLFFELIYDELSEDVQVSCVQNMRRILIHVTTNILTETGSEWIRCIEFLLLNKKKAVREAFCTQISSFLEDSVLNCLFSEGVEPKKSNEQKFMDMIKHALAATEDTQIFETLLESTAEIIIAVDHRNQLFLFSLTLLVDQLDNVHMTVRTNASRLIHKACHNKGGLELILSKVVHVRNELFDYLSARLSSRPIMIREFAEAVLGVETEELVKKMIPVVLPKLVVLHQDNDQAVDTLYELAKCLNTDMVPLIVNWIPKVLAFALHQADGQELIPALQFYQTQTGFGKQEIFAAALPALLNELVCFLDDIDSDEIDRRLARIPEMIKEVARVLTDTEDLPNFLRNHFVGLLNIIDKKMLHSENSSLQKQALKRIEMLIKMMGSQLSTYVPKLMVLLMHAIKKKSLQSEGISLLHFFIEQLAEVSPSSTKYLISQVFAALLPFLERDKENPTAHLDKVVKILEELVLKNKIFLKQDICEFPPLPSIPALSKVNKVIQEARGSKTLKDQLQDVVDGLNHENLNVRYMVVCELTKLLNLRRDDITALVTAEGGRNMDLLSSLITSLLRGCAEESRTKVGQQLKQVCADCLGALGAVDPAKVKGISCQRFKIECSDDDLIYELIHKHLARAFRAAPDTIIQDSAALAIQELLKIAGCEASLDENATASNAESLKDKESPKLAAAGINGTSSSTEMSRRGQRLWDRFSNYVKEIIAPCLTSRFQFPNVADSAFVGPIYQPSMSFRRWIFLWIKKLTAHATGSRASIFTACRVIVRQDMQTAVYLLPYLVLNVVCHGSQEARCGITEEILTVLAAVSENSGAAVYGVNGGQSEVCIQAVFTLLDNLGQWVDDVKQELALSQSFQSLSSKQQASKLKDHGQNSLVEQDQLLVQCKNVSELLSAIPKVRLAKASLRCQAYARSLMYFESYVRGKSGSFNPAAERSGIFEDEDISYLMEIYSCLDEPDGLSGLASLRKSLGLQDQLLINKKAGNWAEVLTSCEQALQMKPTSIQRHSDVLNCLLNMYHLQAMVTHVDGLNSRIPEYKKMWCMQGVQAAWRLGRWELMGDYLSGADEEGLLCNISDSNASFDMDVAMILQAMMKKDNQLSVSKKIALSKQALIAPLAAAGMDSYMRAYPIIMKLHLLWELEDFHTLLSGDSFLDKKLNLGDLRFSKVIQNWENRLRITQPSLWAREPLLAFRRIVFGASGLDAQVGDCWLQYAKLCRMAGHYETANRAILEAQASGAPNVHMEKAKLLWSTRRSDGAIATLQQSLLNMPMEVVGSAAISSITSLSLVPLNPPPLVCNTQALNENQDIAKALLLYSRWIHYTGQKQKEDVINLYSRVRELQPKWEKGFFYMAKYCDEVLADARKRQEENFELGPRTISSTSAVVVSSNLINEKRWWSYMPDVLLFYAKGLHRGHKNLFQALPRLLTLWFDFGSFYQRSGASSNKDLKSVHVKVMSVMRGCLKDLPTYQWLTVLPQLVSRICHQNEEVVRLVKSIITSVLRQYPQQALWIMAAVSKSTVPSRREAAAEIIQAARKGFNQGNGGSNLFIQFASLVDHLIKLCFHAGQSKAKTINISTEFSALKRMMPLGIIMPIQQSLTVNLPTLDGNLADSSDIFSVADLPTVSGIGDEAEILSSLQRPKKVVLLGSDGIQRPFLCKPKDDLRKDARMMEFTAMINRLLSKYPESRQRKLYIRTFAVIPLTEDCGMVEWVPHTRGLRHILQDIYITCGKFDRQTTNPQIKRIYDQCQSKMPEDEMLKNKILPMFPPVFHKWFLTTFSEPAAWFRARVAYAHTTAVWSMVGHIVGLGDRHGENILFDSTTGDCVHVDFSCLFDKGLQLEKPELVPFRLTQNMIDGLGITGYEGIFLRVCEITLSVLRTHRGTLMSILETFIHDPLVEWTKSHKSSGVEVQNPHAQLAISNIEARLQGVVVGVGAAPSLPLAVEGQARRLITEAVSHKNLGKMYIWWMPWF; encoded by the exons ATGGCGAGCCTGTCGAGCTTGGTGCGCGAACTCCGAGAACGCATAGCTGCTTCCTCTTCAACTCCTCCAACCAATGTAGACGACGAGGCTTTGGATGCTAGATTCCGAGCCGTCCTTCCTCATCTCCTCCACACCTACGTCGTCCCTTCTCCTTCTg CCAGGGAGAGGGAAGTCATAGCTGTTTTAAAGCTCCTCTCTCATATTGCAAGGAACTTTCCAGGGGTCTTTTACCATGGCAAGCCCAGCGCTATTCTACCTGTCGTTGGTCGAATTTTGCCTTTCTTTGCAGAATCTGTGTTTCG GCATGGTGTGATTTTTGAGACTGTTGGATCGCTTCTATCTCTGCTTCGTACTGGAGCACGGGATGCTTATCGTCTGTTTTTCATTGATGCCATGTTAGCGGTTGAAG ATATTTTGTATGTTGCATCACTCTGTGCTGACAATACAAGCAATACGGTATCCACAGGATTGACTTTAAGGTGTTTTTGCAAGTCATTTGATGGAATTTTCAGTGATCCTGCTCATCTTGGAGATCTTCCAGCAAGTAATAAACCTGTAGATGGCACTGGTATCTTGATTAACCTTACAGGAAAACTAAGGTGGCAACCTTTTGCAACTTGGATGATTAAGCTTCTTGGTAAATGCTTAACTGAAGGAACTCTCTATGTGGAAGGACTTATTGATGTGCCACTTATTATGGCTGCATGTTCTCTTTTATGTTATGGCGATGCTGATTTGCATATG GCATGTTTTGATTTTGTATGCATCATTGGATCGGTGGTAAATTTTGACATTCTTCCTCATCAAAATATTATCCAGTCGATGTGTGTGATATTAAATGAGGACAAAGAAGGGCTTCCTGTATTTAG AAACACGGTATACGATTCATCCTTGGGTGGTTGTCTGAATGCACTACACTCGGGTTGTCCTGATGATGTTGTCAAGCTAACAGCTGCCGATTTGGTCAATGTATTTCCACAATCAATGAGAAGAACTAAAAGCCAGGAGCTTAAG GTTGCATTATGCAGTGCATACATACGAATTGCAAAGATTTGTTCTCCACATGTATGGAGGCCAGAATCTCTTGTTTCTACACTTTTCCTTCTAGAACCATGTTTCCCACTAATAGATTGCTTTCAAGTGGCCCTGTCTATACTTGGTCCCTATCACATTGGAGGACAAGTGACGAGTGATAGTGATGTGGGCCAATTGACAGTAGATGTTCTTCAAGTTGAAAATTTCAGGGTTGGGGAAAAGAGACCTATTCATGATGTGGATGCTTTCAAGACTAAACGCCAAAAAGTAGATGAAGAAGCTATGGCTTCTGATACTAGTATTCAGGTGGAGCAAAAGCACACTCATGTGGTTACCTGTGAAGGAAGTGACGATTATGCAACATATATACGTGCTTCACTTGTttcttttgttgaatttttaaaacctcCTATGGTTAAACCTGATACTTTAAGACCGGATCTTGCATTAGGAGCTCTTAGCATGCTTTGCATTGCCTTCTGTAGATATCCAAATACCAATCTGTCACTCAGAATCTTTCAACAGATGTTCTCATGGTTGCCCTGGATAGTGGAGCAG TCAAAGCAAGGAAATTCTATCACACTGGACATTTCATTCTACCTGGGAGGAATTCACAGCATATTACTTTTGCAAA TAGGTACTGATTTCATGAATAGTAAGCTGTTGCAAATCAAGGATGATGATGCCGATCTTGTACATATACTGCTAAAGTTGCCATGGAGCCATTCATTTGCATTTACTGAACCAAATCATCTTTGGAAAACAAAGTGCATTTCTATTCAAGTGGCATGCAAGCTTGTTCGTAGCATAAGATCTGAAACTGATCTTGAAATCTTGGATTTGGGTCTTCATGATGAGACTGAGGAAGTTCGATATGAAGCAGTGATATCCATGCCGGTGGTTGTCTTTTGGTCTGGTCTTTGTGTGCTATCACATATATTCAGAATGCTGGA GTTCTTGGGGGGAGAAAAACACGAAAAGGTTAAGAATATTATTCCGTTTTCTCTTGGCTACTTGTCATGCCTTTATGGATCTTGTCATGCTGGATATGAATGCAGATTATATTTGAATATGAACAATGAGAAACACAGTGAAACGGTAGACTATTTACTGCAAGGATTTTGGTGTCCAAAGTGTGACAAAAGTGTTCATGGTAATAATAAGCCTTGTTCGAAAACCTTGGTGCCAGATATGCACGGTAGGAAAATTAGTTTGGAGGACTGTAATTTCATCCATCTACAATCTCTCTTTTTTGAACTTATCTATGATGAGTTGTCAGAAGACGTCCAAGTTTCTTGCGTGCAAAATATGCGAAGGATCCTTATACATGTAACCACCAATATTCTGACTGAAACAGGATCGGAATGGATCAGatgtattgaatttttactcCTTAATAAAAAGAAGGCCGTTAGAGAAGCCTTTTGCACTCAGATTAGCTCATTCCTAGAGGATTCTGTTTTGAATTGTTTATTTTCTGAGGGGGTCGAGCCAAAAAAAAGTAACGAGCAAAAGTTTATGGACATGATTAAACATGCATTGGCAGCAACAGAAGATACTCAAATCTTTGAGACTCTTTTGGAATCTACCGCAGAAATAATTATTGCAGTTGATCATCGCAATCAACTGTTCTTGTTTTCTCTTACCTTACTGGTTGATCAGCTTGATAATGTACACATGACAGTGAGAACGAATGCATCAAGGTTGATACATAAAGCTTGCCATAATAAAGGAGGACTTGAACTAATTCTTTCAAAAGTTGTTCATGTTCGAAATGAACTATTTGATTATTTGTCTGCAAGGCTCTCTAGCCGTCCAATAATGATCAGAGAGTTTGCAGAAGCAGTTCTTGGTGTTGAAACCGAAGAACTTGTCAAGAAAATGATTCCTGTTGTCCTGCCCAAGCTCGTGGTTTTGCATCAGGATAATGATCAAGCAGTTGACACCTTGTATGAGTTGGCTAAGTGTCTAAACACTGATATGGTGCCTCTAATAGTTAATTGGATACCAAAAGTGCTAGCTTTTGCTCTCCACCAAGCAGATGGCCAAGAGTTGATACCTGCTTTGCAATTTTATCAGACCCAGACAGGTTTTGGCAAACAAGAAATCTTTGCAGCTGCATTACCTGCACTCTTAAATGAACTTGTATGTTTTTTGGATGACATTGATTCAGATGAAATAGATAGAAG GCTAGCAAGAATACCTGAGATGATTAAAGAAGTTGCTAGGGTTCTGACTGATACTGAGGATCTTCCGAACTTTTTGAGGAATCACTTTGTTGGCCTCCTTAACATTATTGACAAAAAGATGCTCCACTCAGAGAACTCCTCTCTGCAAAAACAAGCTTTAAAGCGTATTGAGATGCTGATTAAAATGATGGGTTCTCAACTTAGCACATATGTGCCTAAACTGATGGTTCTTCTTATGCATGCGATTAAGAAGAAATCGCTTCAAAGTGAGGGTATTTCCTTATTACATTTTTTCATTGAGCAGTTGGCAGAAGTCTCACCATCTAGCACCAAATATTTGATTTCTCAAGTTTTTGCTGCTCTTCTTCCCTTTTtagagagagataaagagaaTCCCACTGCACATTTAGAtaaagtggtaaaaatattggAAGAACTTGTACTGAAAAATAAGATTTTCTTAAAGCAGGATATCTGTGAGTTCCCTCCACTGCCCAGTATTCCAGCTCTATCAAAAGTTAACAAAGTTATTCAAGAAGCCCGGGGTTCAAAGACATTGAAGGATCAATTGCAAGATGTTGTTgatggtttgaatcatgagaaCTTAAATGTGAGATATATGGTAGTCTGCGAGTTGACCAAGTTACTGAACCTGAGAAGAGATGATATTACAGCATTGGTAACTGCTGAAGGGGGTAGAAACATGGATCTTTTGAGCTCTTTGATCACATCCTTACTAAGAGGATGTGCTGAAGAATCAAGGACCAAGGTGGGGCAGCAGCTGAAGCAGGTCTGTGCAGATTGCCTTGGGGCACTAGGTGCAGTTGACCCTGCAAAAGTCAAGGGCATTTCATGCCAACGCTTCAAAATTGAATGTTCTGATGATGaccttatttatgaattaattCACAAGCATCTTGCTAGGGCTTTTAGAGCTGCACCTGACACTATTATTCAAGATTCAGCTGCATTGGCCATACAGGAGCTGTTAAAGATTGCAGGTTGTGAGGCATCACTAGATGAAAATGCTACTGCTTCTAATGCAGAATCACTGAAGGATAAAGAATCTCCAAAGCTTGCTGCAGCTGGAATTAACGGTACCAGTAGTAGCACTGAGATGAGTAGGAGAGGTCAGAGATTGTGGGACCGATTCTCTAATTATGTTAAAGAGATAATAGCCCCTTGCTTAACCTCTAGATTTCAATTTCCAAATGTTGCTGATTCGGCATTTGTTGGACCAATTTACCAACCATCTATGTCTTTTAGAAGATGGATATTTTTGTGGATTAAAAAGCTGACGGCACATGCAACTGGTTCTCGTGCAAGTATTTTTACTGCTTGTCGAGTTATAGTGCGTCAGGATATGCAGACAGCAGTATATCTGCTGCCTTATCTAGTTCTTAATGTTGTTTGTCATGGAAGTCAGGAGGCACGTTGTGGAATAACAGAAGAAATCCTAACTGTTCTTGCTGCTGTCTCAGAGAATAGTGGGGCTGCAGTTTATGGAGTTAATGGTGGGCAAAGTGAAGTTTGCATTCAAGCTGTGTTCACTCTTCTTGATAATCTTGGCCAATGGGTGGATGATGTTAAACAAGAATTGGCTCTTTCTCAATCTTTTCAATCATTATCTTCTAAGCAACAAGCATCCAAGCTAAAGGATCATGGCCAAAATTCTTTGGTGGAACAGGACCAACTCCTTGTACAGTGTAAAAATGTTTCAGAGCTTTTGTCTGCAATTCCAAAGGTAAGACTTGCTAAGGCCTCCCTTAGATGTCAGGCATATGCAAGGTCTCTAATGTACTTTGAGTCTTACGTTAGAGGAAAGTCAGGTTCTTTCAACCCTGCAGCTGAGAGAAGTGGCATTTTTGAGGATGAAGATATTTCGTATCTAATGGAAATATATAGCTGTCTTGATGAGCCTGATGGTCTATCTGGGCTGGCATCTTTACGTAAATCTTTGGGATTACAAGACCAGCTTTTAATCAACAAAAAGGCAGGAAATTGGGCAGAGGTTTTAACTTCTTGTGAGCAAGCTTTGCAGATGAAACCCACTTCGATTCAAAGGCATTCAGATGTTCTTAATTGTTTACTAAACATGTACCATCTTCAGGCAATGGTTACTCATGTTGATGGTTTAAATTCTAGAATTCCTGAATATAAGAAAATGTGGTGCATGCAAGGTGTGCAGGCAGCATGGAGACTTGGCAGGTGGGAGTTGATGGGTGACTACCTTAGTGGAGCTGATGAAGAAGGTTTACTTTGTAACATTTCTGATAGTAATGCCTCATTTGATATGGATGTTGCAATGATTCTCCAGGCTATGATGAAGAAAGATAACCAGTTATCAGTTTCTAAGAAAATTGCCTTGTCCAAGCAGGCTCTGATTGCTCCTTTGGCTGCTGCAGGAATGGATTCCTACATGCGGGCTTACCCAATTATTATGAAACTTCACTTGCTATGGGAGCTGGAGGACTTTCACACTCTTCTTTCTGGTGACTCttttttggacaaaaaattaaatcttgGTGATTTGAGATTCTCAAAAGTGATACAAAACTGGGAAAATCGTCTCCGAATTACGCAGCCATCACTATGGGCTAGAGAACCACTTCTGGCTTTCAGAAGAATAGTTTTTGGTGCCTCTGGGCTTGATGCTCAAGTTGGTGACTGCTGGCTTCAATATGCAAAGCTCTGCCGCATGGCTGGTCATTATGAGACAGCAAACCGAGCAATCCTTGAAGCCCAAGCTTCAGGTGCACCTAATGTTCATATGGAGAAGGCTAAGCTTTTGTGGAGCACCAGACGTTCTGATGGTGCCATTGCAACGCTGCAACAATCTCTGTTGAACATGCCTATGGAGGTTGTAGGTTCTGCTGCAATATCATCAATTACTAGTCTTTCACTGGTTCCACTGAACCCACCACCTTTAGTTTGTAATACTCAGGCGTTGAATGAGAATCAAGATATTGCAAAGGCCCTTCTCCTCTATTCTAGGTGGATCCATTATACCGGACAGAAGCAGAAAGAAGATGTAATAAATCTTTATTCAAGAGTGAGAGAACTGCAGCCCAAGTGGGAGAAAGGGTTTTTTTATATGGCTAAATATTGTGATGAAGTTCTTGCTGACGCCAGGAAACGCCAGGAAGAGAATTTTGAACTAGGCCCCAGGACAATATCATCAACTAGTGCTGTTGTTGTCTCGTCAAATTTAATCAATGAGAAGCGTTGGTGGTCATACATGCCTgatgttcttttattttatgcCAAGGGGCTTCATAGGGGTCACAAGAATCTCTTTCAAGCGCTTCCTAGGCTGTTAACCCTGTGGTTTGACTTCGGGAGTTTTTATCAAAGAAGCGGTGCATCATCTAATAAGGATCTGAAAAGTGTCCATGTAAAG GTAATGAGTGTTATGCGAGGCTGCTTGAAGGATTTGCCAACATATCAGTGGTTAACAGTACTGCCTCAGTTGGTTTCCAGAATTTGCCACCAGAATGAAGAAGTTGTTCGGTTGGTCAAATCTATAATCACCTCAGTTCTGCGGCAATATCCACAACAAGCCCTTTGGATTATGGCAGCAGTCTCAAAGTCCACTGTTCCTTCTAGGCGGGAGGCGGCAGCAGAGATCATACAAGCTGCACGGAAAGGGTTCAACCAGGGAAATGGTGGCAGCAATTTGTTTATTCAGTTTGCCAGTCTGGTCGATCATTTAATTAAGTTGTGTTTTCATGCTGGTCAGTCAAAAGCAAAGACAATTAATATCTCAACTGAATTTAGTGCCTTGAAGAGGATGATGCCGCTGGGAATTATAATGCCCATTCAACAATCTCTTACTGTTAATCTACCGACATTGGATGGGAATCTCGCTGACTCTTCTGATATCTTTTCTGTGGCTGATCTTCCTACAGTATCAGGAATAGGTGATGAGGCTGAGATTCTTTCATCACTTCAGCGACCTAAAAAA GTTGTTCTATTGGGCAGTGATGGCATCCAACGTCCATTCCTCTGCAAACCCAAGGATGATCTTAGGAAAGATGCCCGTATGATGGAGTTCACTGCAATGATAAATCGTTTGTTGTCCAAATATCCAGAGAGCCGACAGAGGAAGCTCTATATTCGCACGTTTGCAGTGATTCCTTTAACGGAGGACTGTGGCATGGTAGAATGGGTGCCTCATACTCGTGGACTTCGGCATATCCTTCAAGACATATATATAACCTGTGGGAAATTTGATAGACAGACGACAAATCCTCAGATTAAACGGATTTATGATCAATGCCAAAGTAAAATGCCAGAAGATGAGATGCTAAAGAACAAAATTCTTCCAATGTTCCCTCCTGTTTTCCATAAATGGTTTTTGACCACCTTTTCTGAGCCAGCTGCTTGGTTTAGGGCACGGGTTGCTTATGCACACACTACTGCAGTTTGGTCCATGGTTGGGCATATTGTTGGCCTTGGTGATCGACATGGTGAAAACATTCTTTTCGATTCTACCACAGGTGACTGTGTTCATGTTGATTTTAGTTGCCTGTTTGACAAAGGCCTGCAGTTGGAGAAGCCTGAGCTGGTACCTTTCAGGCTGACTCAG AACATGATTGATGGCTTAGGCATCACTGGTTATGAGGGAATATTCTTAAGGGTATGTGAGATTACACTATCAGTATTGAGGACACATCGGGGGACTTTGATGAGTATTCTTGAAACCTTCATCCATGATCCTCTTGTAGAGTGGACGAAATCTCACAAGTCCAGTGGGGTAGAAGTTCAGAATCCACATGCACAG CTAGCCATCAGTAATATTGAGGCAAGGTTGCAAGGAGTAGTTGTTGGTGTTGGGGCAGCTCCATCTTTGCCTCTCGCTGTTGAAGGTCAGGCTCGTAGGTTAATTACTGAAGCAGTCTCACACAAAAATCTTGGGAAGATGTATATCTGGTGGATGCCATGGTTTTAG